The following are encoded together in the Streptomyces sp. NBC_01465 genome:
- a CDS encoding DUF2530 domain-containing protein has translation MAKWTATHEAPEPLEGPVVATVTGGTILWFVLFLVQIPFYGWFDDHGKLWWVWTCLAGGGLGLIGIWYVRGRDAALKRHAAEKAAADVLPADDSGPAQV, from the coding sequence ATGGCGAAGTGGACTGCAACGCATGAGGCACCGGAGCCCCTGGAGGGGCCCGTCGTTGCCACCGTCACCGGCGGCACGATCCTCTGGTTCGTCCTCTTCCTCGTCCAGATCCCGTTCTACGGCTGGTTCGACGACCACGGAAAGCTCTGGTGGGTCTGGACCTGCCTGGCCGGCGGCGGCCTCGGCCTCATCGGCATCTGGTACGTACGCGGCCGCGACGCCGCCCTCAAGCGGCACGCGGCGGAGAAGGCGGCCGCCGACGTACTGCCTGCGGACGATTCGGGTCCTGCTCAGGTCTGA
- a CDS encoding NCS2 family permease, producing MSPSATASVDAKQPPSPGEQPKNALDRYFKISERGSTVAREIRGGLATFFAMAYIVVLNPIILGSAKDMYGHQLDHGQLVTATVLMAAFTTLLMGVIGNVPIALAAGLGVNSVVALQLAPRMSWPDAMGMVVLAGLVVMLLVATGLRERVMNAVPLGLRKGIAIGIGLFIMLIGLVDSGFVSRIPDAAHTTVPLQLGSDGHLNGWPVLIFIIGVLLTLALLVRKVPGAILIAIVSMTVLALIINAIADIPALNWGLTVPEWPGNPVATPDFGLLGQVSLFGGFSKVGVLTGILFVFTVLLSSFFDAMGTILGVSDEAKLLDKDGNLPGVNKVLFVDGIAVAAGGIGSASANTCFVESTAGVGEGARTGFANIITGGLFAVALFLTPLATMVPAQAATPALVAVGFLILSGSIKEIDWSDWTIAMPAFLTMVLMPFTYSITNGIGMGFIAFCVLRLVVGRGRTVPVAMYLVAAVFAFYYLMPALNLT from the coding sequence ATGTCCCCCTCGGCCACGGCTTCGGTCGACGCCAAGCAGCCGCCCTCCCCGGGCGAGCAGCCGAAGAACGCCCTCGACCGCTACTTCAAGATCAGCGAGCGCGGTTCGACCGTCGCCCGTGAGATCCGGGGCGGGCTCGCCACCTTCTTCGCGATGGCCTACATCGTCGTGCTGAACCCGATCATCCTGGGCAGCGCGAAGGACATGTACGGCCACCAGCTCGACCACGGGCAGCTGGTCACCGCCACCGTGCTGATGGCGGCCTTCACCACGCTCCTCATGGGCGTCATCGGCAACGTCCCGATCGCGCTCGCCGCCGGCCTCGGCGTCAACTCCGTCGTCGCCCTCCAGCTCGCCCCGCGGATGAGCTGGCCGGACGCGATGGGCATGGTCGTCCTCGCGGGCCTCGTCGTGATGCTCCTGGTCGCCACGGGTCTGCGAGAGCGTGTCATGAACGCCGTGCCGCTCGGACTGCGCAAGGGCATCGCGATCGGCATCGGCCTCTTCATCATGCTGATCGGCCTGGTCGACTCGGGCTTCGTCTCCCGCATCCCGGACGCCGCGCACACCACGGTCCCGCTGCAGCTGGGCTCCGACGGTCACCTCAACGGCTGGCCGGTCCTGATCTTCATCATCGGGGTGCTCCTCACCCTCGCCCTGCTGGTGCGCAAGGTGCCGGGCGCGATCCTGATCGCCATCGTCTCGATGACCGTCCTCGCGCTGATCATCAACGCGATCGCCGACATCCCGGCCCTCAACTGGGGCCTCACCGTCCCCGAGTGGCCCGGCAACCCGGTCGCGACCCCGGACTTCGGACTGCTCGGCCAGGTCAGCCTGTTCGGCGGCTTCTCCAAGGTCGGCGTACTGACCGGCATCCTCTTCGTCTTCACCGTGCTGCTGTCGAGCTTCTTCGACGCGATGGGCACCATCCTCGGTGTCAGCGACGAGGCCAAGCTGCTGGACAAGGACGGCAACCTGCCGGGCGTCAACAAGGTGCTCTTCGTCGACGGCATCGCCGTCGCCGCGGGCGGCATCGGCTCGGCCTCGGCCAACACCTGCTTCGTGGAGTCCACCGCCGGTGTCGGTGAGGGCGCCCGTACGGGATTCGCCAACATCATCACCGGCGGTCTCTTCGCCGTCGCGCTGTTCCTCACGCCGCTCGCCACGATGGTCCCCGCACAGGCGGCCACCCCGGCGCTGGTCGCGGTGGGCTTCCTGATCCTGTCGGGCTCCATCAAGGAGATCGACTGGAGCGACTGGACCATCGCGATGCCGGCGTTCCTGACGATGGTGCTGATGCCGTTCACGTACTCGATCACGAACGGCATCGGCATGGGCTTCATCGCCTTCTGCGTACTGCGCCTCGTGGTGGGACGCGGTCGCACCGTTCCGGTGGCGATGTATCTGGTGGCGGCGGTCTTCGCCTTCTACTACCTGATGCCGGCGCTGAACCTCACGTAG
- a CDS encoding ribbon-helix-helix protein, CopG family — MGSEVLSLRIDGELLDRLKGHATKRGMSVQDYVVRTLIRDDFDERFKTAVDETEKFYGLA, encoded by the coding sequence ATGGGATCGGAAGTGCTCAGCCTGCGGATAGACGGTGAGCTCCTCGACCGCCTCAAGGGGCATGCCACCAAACGCGGAATGAGCGTCCAGGACTATGTGGTCCGGACGCTCATTCGCGACGACTTCGACGAGCGGTTCAAGACCGCGGTCGACGAGACAGAGAAGTTCTACGGCCTGGCGTGA
- a CDS encoding MarR family winged helix-turn-helix transcriptional regulator has translation MPDLTPGDKAAAVDSLRSAVMRLSRRLKHQRVDESLSPTEMSVLGTLARCGSATPGELARKEHVQPPSMTRIVALLEAKGLVRLEPHPDDRRQKVVSQTEAAEAMLVESRRKRNAWLAELADGLDEDEWSKLFAAAPVLEKLAHL, from the coding sequence ATGCCTGACCTTACGCCCGGCGACAAAGCCGCCGCCGTGGACTCCCTGCGCTCCGCCGTCATGCGGCTGAGCCGGCGCCTGAAGCACCAGCGCGTCGACGAGTCGCTGAGTCCTACCGAAATGTCGGTGCTCGGCACCCTCGCGCGCTGCGGCAGCGCCACCCCGGGCGAGCTGGCCCGCAAGGAACACGTCCAGCCGCCGTCGATGACCCGCATCGTGGCGCTGCTCGAGGCCAAGGGCCTGGTCAGGCTGGAGCCGCACCCCGACGACCGCCGCCAGAAGGTGGTCAGCCAGACCGAAGCGGCCGAGGCGATGCTCGTCGAGAGCCGCCGCAAGCGGAACGCCTGGCTGGCCGAGCTCGCCGACGGCCTGGACGAGGACGAGTGGTCGAAGCTGTTCGCCGCCGCCCCCGTACTGGAGAAGCTCGCCCATCTGTAA
- a CDS encoding MFS transporter, with amino-acid sequence MSTGPGADSAPAPTDTPAKSSMFSSLKIRNYRLFATGAVVSNTGTWMARITQDWLVLSLTGSSAAVGITTAMQFLPMLLFGLYGGVIADRFPKRKLLLTTQSAMGLGGLFLAVMTLSGNVEVWHVYATAFFTGLVTVVDNPSRQSFVSEMVGPDQIRNAVSLNSANFQSARLIGPAVAGVMTAAVGPGWAFLANGLSFIAPLTGLMLMRTSEFHPAPRRARGKGQLREGLNYVSKHPELIWPIVLVGFIGTFGFNFPIWLSAFANDTFHGGSGMYGFFNTLMAIGSLVGALLAARRGTSRLRVLAGAAIAFGVLQVAASMAPTLWLFVLLLVPIGILGLTVNVTANSTIQMGTDPEMRGRVMALFMMVFTGGTPLGGPLFGWLTDTYGVRVSFALGGIICAVAAVGVGLMLARAANLRLKVDLRKGRQHLAFVPREQLATAA; translated from the coding sequence TTGAGTACGGGACCCGGAGCAGACTCCGCACCCGCACCGACAGACACCCCCGCCAAGAGCTCCATGTTCAGCTCGCTGAAGATCCGTAACTACCGCCTCTTCGCGACCGGTGCCGTGGTCTCCAACACCGGTACCTGGATGGCCCGCATCACCCAGGACTGGCTGGTCCTGTCGCTGACGGGCTCGTCCGCAGCGGTCGGCATCACGACCGCGATGCAGTTCCTCCCGATGCTTCTCTTCGGCCTCTACGGCGGCGTGATCGCGGACCGCTTCCCCAAGCGGAAGCTGCTCCTCACCACCCAGAGCGCGATGGGCCTCGGCGGCCTCTTCCTCGCCGTGATGACCCTCTCCGGCAACGTCGAGGTCTGGCACGTGTACGCCACGGCCTTCTTCACCGGACTCGTCACCGTCGTCGACAACCCCTCCCGCCAGTCCTTCGTCTCCGAGATGGTCGGCCCCGACCAGATCCGCAACGCGGTCTCGCTGAACTCGGCGAACTTCCAGTCCGCCCGCCTCATCGGCCCCGCCGTCGCGGGTGTCATGACGGCCGCCGTCGGACCCGGCTGGGCCTTCCTCGCCAACGGACTCTCCTTCATCGCCCCGCTCACCGGCCTGATGCTGATGCGCACCTCCGAGTTCCACCCCGCACCGCGCAGGGCGCGCGGCAAGGGGCAACTGCGCGAGGGCCTCAACTACGTCTCCAAGCACCCCGAACTGATCTGGCCGATCGTCCTGGTCGGCTTCATCGGCACCTTCGGCTTCAACTTCCCGATCTGGCTCTCCGCCTTCGCCAACGACACGTTCCATGGCGGCTCGGGGATGTACGGCTTCTTCAACACGCTGATGGCGATCGGCTCCCTGGTCGGAGCCCTGCTGGCCGCCCGTCGCGGAACGTCGCGGCTGCGCGTGCTCGCCGGGGCCGCGATCGCCTTCGGTGTGCTGCAGGTGGCGGCGTCGATGGCGCCGACTCTGTGGCTGTTCGTCCTGCTGCTCGTCCCGATCGGGATCCTCGGCCTGACGGTCAACGTCACCGCCAACTCGACGATCCAGATGGGCACCGACCCCGAGATGCGGGGCCGGGTGATGGCCCTGTTCATGATGGTCTTCACCGGCGGTACGCCGCTGGGCGGCCCGCTCTTCGGCTGGCTCACCGACACCTACGGGGTCCGGGTCAGCTTCGCGCTCGGCGGCATCATCTGCGCGGTGGCCGCGGTCGGCGTCGGGCTGATGCTGGCGCGTGCGGCGAATCTGCGGCTCAAGGTGGACCTGCGGAAGGGCCGGCAGCACCTCGCGTTCGTACCGCGGGAGCAGCTGGCCACGGCCGCGTAG
- a CDS encoding GNAT family N-acetyltransferase, with translation MEIRRGGADDIPAILAMLDGAIEWLVAEGRTGQWGTKPWSSLPKAVEKVHRYVAEGAPWIAEIDGVPAGTLTLTEGPGPEIAPAGEPERYVHLLVIDRRFAGRGVGSELLKHAADETRRAGVSLLRVDCYAGSEGRLVDYYVRNGFSPTETFSAGEWQGQVLAQRV, from the coding sequence ATGGAGATCAGGAGGGGCGGGGCCGACGACATCCCCGCGATACTTGCCATGCTGGACGGCGCGATCGAGTGGCTGGTCGCCGAGGGGCGGACCGGCCAGTGGGGCACCAAGCCCTGGTCGTCGCTGCCGAAGGCCGTCGAGAAGGTGCACCGTTACGTCGCCGAGGGCGCACCCTGGATCGCCGAGATCGACGGCGTCCCCGCGGGCACGCTGACCCTGACCGAGGGGCCTGGCCCGGAGATCGCCCCCGCCGGCGAACCCGAGCGCTACGTCCATCTGCTCGTCATCGACCGGCGGTTCGCGGGCCGGGGCGTCGGCAGCGAACTGCTGAAGCACGCCGCCGACGAGACCCGCCGCGCGGGCGTCTCCCTGCTGCGGGTGGACTGCTACGCGGGCAGCGAGGGCCGCCTGGTCGACTACTACGTCCGCAACGGCTTCTCCCCGACCGAGACGTTCTCGGCCGGGGAGTGGCAGGGCCAGGTGCTGGCCCAGAGGGTCTAG
- the thpR gene encoding RNA 2',3'-cyclic phosphodiesterase → MRLFAAVLPPDPAVRELGAAVDQLEPLADATDLRWTERAGWHFTLAFLGEVEAYLIPGLEERLGETARDHDPFRLAVSGGGHFGDRALWAGAAGEVEALEQLAKGVRAAARAAGVAVEKEHPYVPHLTLARSPGGTALRPYADALAGFASAPWTVAELALVRSGEQPRYKTVGAWPLGRAG, encoded by the coding sequence ATGAGACTCTTCGCCGCAGTACTCCCTCCTGACCCAGCCGTACGCGAACTCGGCGCGGCCGTGGACCAGTTGGAGCCCCTGGCGGATGCGACGGATCTGCGCTGGACCGAGCGCGCGGGCTGGCACTTCACGCTCGCCTTCCTGGGCGAGGTCGAGGCGTATCTGATCCCCGGCCTGGAGGAGCGGCTCGGGGAGACCGCACGCGACCACGACCCCTTCCGCCTGGCGGTCTCCGGGGGCGGCCACTTCGGCGACCGGGCGCTGTGGGCGGGTGCGGCCGGGGAGGTGGAGGCGCTGGAGCAGCTCGCGAAGGGGGTGCGGGCGGCGGCCCGCGCGGCGGGGGTGGCCGTCGAGAAGGAGCACCCGTACGTCCCCCATCTCACCCTCGCCCGCAGCCCGGGCGGCACCGCCCTCCGGCCGTACGCGGACGCCCTGGCCGGGTTCGCGTCCGCGCCCTGGACCGTGGCGGAACTCGCGCTCGTACGGAGCGGTGAGCAGCCCCGGTACAAGACGGTCGGGGCATGGCCGCTCGGGCGAGCCGGTTAG
- a CDS encoding aldo/keto reductase, whose product MKYTQLGRTGLKVSRLVLGTMNFGPLTDEADSHAIMDSALAAGVNYFDTANVYGWGEDKGRTEEIIGSWFAQGGERRDKTVLATKVYGNMAADGDAWPNHDKLSAVNIRRAVEASLKRLQTDYIDIYQFHHIDRSTPFDEIWQAIDVLIQQGKILYAGSSNFPGYKIAQANEAAARRGSVGLVSEQCLYNLAERRAEMEVIPAAQEYGLGVIPWSPLQGGLLGGVIKKETAGGRRASGRAAETLADPVKRAQIQAYEDLLEKHGIEPGEAALAWLLTRPGVTGPIVGPRTQEQLDSALRAVELELSEDVLSALDEIFPGPGPSPEAFAW is encoded by the coding sequence ATGAAGTACACACAGCTGGGACGCACCGGACTCAAGGTCAGCCGACTCGTCCTCGGGACGATGAACTTCGGTCCGCTGACCGACGAGGCCGACAGCCACGCCATCATGGACTCCGCGCTCGCCGCAGGGGTCAACTACTTCGACACCGCCAACGTCTACGGCTGGGGCGAGGACAAGGGCCGCACCGAGGAGATCATCGGCAGCTGGTTCGCGCAGGGCGGCGAGCGCCGCGACAAGACGGTCCTGGCCACCAAGGTGTACGGGAACATGGCCGCCGACGGCGACGCCTGGCCCAACCACGACAAGCTCTCCGCGGTGAACATCCGCCGCGCCGTCGAGGCCTCCCTCAAGCGCCTGCAGACGGACTACATCGACATCTACCAGTTCCACCACATCGACCGCTCGACGCCGTTCGACGAGATCTGGCAGGCGATCGACGTCCTGATCCAGCAGGGCAAGATCCTCTACGCGGGCTCGTCGAACTTCCCCGGGTACAAGATCGCCCAGGCGAACGAGGCGGCCGCCCGCCGCGGCAGCGTCGGCCTGGTCAGCGAGCAGTGCCTCTACAACCTCGCGGAGCGCCGCGCGGAGATGGAGGTCATCCCGGCCGCGCAGGAGTACGGCCTCGGGGTCATCCCGTGGTCGCCGCTGCAGGGCGGACTGCTCGGCGGCGTGATCAAGAAGGAGACCGCGGGCGGACGCCGGGCGTCGGGCCGCGCGGCGGAAACCCTCGCCGACCCGGTCAAGCGCGCGCAGATCCAGGCGTACGAGGACCTCCTGGAGAAGCACGGCATCGAGCCCGGCGAGGCCGCCCTGGCCTGGCTGCTGACCCGTCCCGGGGTCACGGGCCCGATCGTCGGCCCGCGTACGCAGGAGCAGCTCGACTCCGCCCTGCGCGCGGTCGAGCTGGAGCTGTCGGAGGACGTCCTGTCCGCCCTGGACGAGATCTTCCCGGGCCCGGGCCCGTCCCCCGAGGCCTTCGCCTGGTAG